DNA from Deltaproteobacteria bacterium:
AACCTCGCCATCGCCTACGCCAGCGTCGAGCGCTTCGAGGACGCCGAGCGGGCCCTGAAGCGCGCGACCGTGCGGGGCTACCACCAGCCCGAGGTGATCAAGGAGCGCATCGAGGCGCTGCGGGCCCTCTCCCGGGAGCCCGCCCGCCGCATCGATCCGGCGGCCCTCCGCCCCTGACTCGAGGCGGAGCGGCCGGGGGCGGGTCCTACCCGGCCTGCGCGAGGAGCTCTCGCGCCCGCGCCAGCGCGGCGTCGATGTTGTCGAAGACCTGCTCCTCGCCGACGTCCTGGAGCAGCCTGCTGCGCTCGAGGACGAGGAGGGGCTGGGCGTGGACCCCGGAGAGGATCAGGTGGATCCCGTCCCGCCGGCAGTTCTTCACCACGTCCTCCAGCGCCCGCAAGGCGGTGGCGTCCATCACGTGGACCTCCCGCATCCGGAGGATCAGCACGCGGGGCGGCGACTCCACCCGGGCGATGGCCGACTTGAACTTGCTGGCCGCGCCGAAGAAGAAGGGGCCGTAGATCTCGAAGACCTCGACCCCGGGCGGCACCTCCCGCCGGTCGATGGCGTTGGGGCCCGAGTCCTCCTCGGTGGCGAGGCTCCGGGTGATGAAGCCGGCCTGGCTCAGCCCCGACATGCGCCGCATGAAGAGGAAGGCGGCCAGGACGATCCCCACCTGGAGCGCGACGATGAGGTCGACCAGGACCGTCAGCGCGAAGGTGGAGAGCAGCACCAGGATGTCGCTCCTCGGGCTCCGGAAGAGCCGCACGAAGAGCCGCCACTCGCTCATGTTGTAGGCCACCACCAGCAGGATCCCCGCGAGCACGGGCATGGGGATGAGGGAGGCCCACTTGCCGAAGAGGAGCATGATCGCGAGGAGGGTGAGGGCGTGGACGATGCCCGCCACCGGGGTGCGGCCGCCGCTCTTGATGTTGGTGGCCGTGCGCGCGATCGCGCCCGTGGCCGGGATGCCGCCGAAGAGCGCCGAGCCGATGTTGGCCACGCCCTGGGCGACGAGCTCCGCGTCCGGCCGGTGCCGGTGGCCGGTCATGCCGTCCGCCACCACCGCCGAGAGGAGCGACTCGATGGCGGCGAGGAGCGCGATGGCGATGGCCGGGGAGAAGAGCATCCTCACGGTCTCCCAGTCGACCCGGGGCAGGTGCGGCACGGGCAGGGCCGTGGGGACGCCCCCGAAGCGGCTGCCGATCGTCTCCACCGGCAGATCGGCCAGCTGGGCGAGCGCCGTGCAGGCCACGATGGCCACCAGTGAGCCAGGCACCTTGTGGGTCACCCTGGGCCACCCCACCACCAGCAGCACGGTCGCCGCTCCCAGGAGGAGGGCAGAGGGGTTGGTCGAGCCCAGGTGCTCCGCGTAGGCGGCCACCTTCTCCAGGAAGTCGGCCGGCGGCGCCTCCATGGAGAGCCCCAGCAGATCGCGCACCTGCGAGGAGGCGATGACCAGCGCGATGCCGGCGGTGAAGCCCACCGTCACCGGGTAGGGGACGAAGTGGATCATCGCCCCCAGGCCCGAGAGGCCGAGCAGCACCAGCATCACCCCGGCGAGCAGGGTCGCCACCACCAGGCCGTCGTAGCCGAACTGCTGCACGATGCCGTAGACGATGACGATGAAGGCGCCGGTCGGCCCTCCGATCTGCACCCGGCTCCCGCCGA
Protein-coding regions in this window:
- the sulP gene encoding sulfate permease; translated protein: MPDQRGGLARLLPESISTLREGYGAQHFLHDLGAGLIVGVVALPLAIAFGIASGVKPEQGLVTAVVAGFLISALGGSRVQIGGPTGAFIVIVYGIVQQFGYDGLVVATLLAGVMLVLLGLSGLGAMIHFVPYPVTVGFTAGIALVIASSQVRDLLGLSMEAPPADFLEKVAAYAEHLGSTNPSALLLGAATVLLVVGWPRVTHKVPGSLVAIVACTALAQLADLPVETIGSRFGGVPTALPVPHLPRVDWETVRMLFSPAIAIALLAAIESLLSAVVADGMTGHRHRPDAELVAQGVANIGSALFGGIPATGAIARTATNIKSGGRTPVAGIVHALTLLAIMLLFGKWASLIPMPVLAGILLVVAYNMSEWRLFVRLFRSPRSDILVLLSTFALTVLVDLIVALQVGIVLAAFLFMRRMSGLSQAGFITRSLATEEDSGPNAIDRREVPPGVEVFEIYGPFFFGAASKFKSAIARVESPPRVLILRMREVHVMDATALRALEDVVKNCRRDGIHLILSGVHAQPLLVLERSRLLQDVGEEQVFDNIDAALARARELLAQAG